Proteins from one Telopea speciosissima isolate NSW1024214 ecotype Mountain lineage chromosome 1, Tspe_v1, whole genome shotgun sequence genomic window:
- the LOC122667859 gene encoding ubiquitin-conjugating enzyme E2 variant 1C, with protein sequence MTMGSGGSSVVVPRNFRLLEELERGEKGIGDGTVSYGMDDGDDIYMRSWTGTIIGPHNSVHEGRIYQLKLFCDKDYPEKPPSVRFHSRVNMTCVNHETGVVESKKFGMLANWQREYTMEDILTQLKKEMAAPHNRKLVQPPEGTFF encoded by the exons TTCCTCGAAACTTCAGACTGCTGGAGGAACTTGAACGTGGGGAAAAGGGAATTGGAGATGGTACGGTTAGCTATGGAATGGATGACGGAGATGATATTTACATGCGTTCTTGGACTGGTACTATAATTGGTCCTCACAAT TCCGTGCATGAGGGTCGCATTTATCAGTTGAAGCTGTTCTGTGATAAAGATTATCCAGAGAAGCCTCCAAGTGTTCGCTTCCATTCAAGGGTCAACATGACTTGTGTGAACCATGAGACTGGAGtg GTAGAATCAAAGAAGTTTGGAATGCTTGCAAATTGGCAGCGGGAGTACACCATGGAAGACATACTGACGCAGCTGAAAAAAGAAATGGCTGCTCCCCACAACCGGAAACTGGTTCAGCCTCCCGAGGGTACCTTCTTCTag